One window of the Allorhizobium ampelinum S4 genome contains the following:
- a CDS encoding TipJ family phage tail tip protein: MTIPVLAVPFLDPSVGRISKELPEGLTIAEIIGVTMPGLSDHDLALLRVVLVSDRGSAVIDPRYWHRVRPYAGVRVVIRLVPGKSALRSVLTVVVAIAAAAIGQYWATAMALGSATATTVVAAGITLGLTVLGNLLINALIPPASNKKDKTTYYINGWRNNLDPDGVIPEVYGKIRFAPPFAATSYTEIVGNIQYLRSIFLVGYGGDYGVALSEFWIGDTSIDEYDELTIETHEGLASDGTFTLYYRQVYELSLGVELTRERPRNDQGKVISGAAKEDPVVRTTGADASAGSVIIGFPAGLGRVDDEGNKKNLSVQIRIRQKPANAADDQYVVVTTMTITSQKLEAFYRQYTWSFATRGRYDIEVTRMTDEHTKSNYQSRTTWVALQTIRPEYPIDFPYPLAMISMRVKATYQLNGQLDNFNIIASRRCLDWDAATGTWIGRETNNPASLYRYCLQSKSNPKPVADSEIDLDALADWHVFCVSKGLEYNAVHDDDRTLRERLDDIAGAGRARSRYDGVRWSVIVDRPQDLVIDHINPRNSSNFKASRTYFDPPHGFRVKFFDQTYDYKQNERLVPWPGHSGPITLTEALELPGKTNPDEIWVEARRRMYEALYRIDIYEAVQDGPISVATRGDLVMASYDVLERTQVAARVLDVIGRTIELDSEVEMTSGLTYGLRFRHFADEDDTIGVSVLVTLLTVVGTGKTVVMADQNPDIVPETGTLVHVGLLTSESLPMIVTRVEAGEDMSSHLRLVNAATIIDELTDEEVAPAWSGRAGADVETSSSAPPTPTITSIDTGVVGTEISGGLSVSASPGVGNVVTVAYRLQHRKSGTTVWTPIDFGVGDGAVLITSYVTGDVVQVRVAALGDTGLISAFSLPVTVTIGADDGATPAQLPSGNINVVAILGGATIAFQTTDDAATSAIQIYCSTVNDLETTTDAIGSPIAVEASRSYTVAVGDATRSNMLVNGGFDSSSNWTLGDGWMVSSGAAVHSSGTASNISQAVTLTAGATYRLSYDLTRSAGSIQPKLTGGTTVFAGNRSASATIRETVQALSGNTALALAATDAFSGQVDNLVLYLETSTCLPQGTNYLWLEPRNANGVSGPITGPFTISVR, translated from the coding sequence ATGACCATTCCTGTTTTGGCCGTACCGTTTCTCGATCCTTCAGTCGGACGCATTTCCAAAGAACTGCCCGAAGGCCTGACCATTGCCGAGATCATCGGCGTGACCATGCCGGGTCTGTCCGATCATGATTTGGCGCTGCTGCGGGTGGTGCTGGTCAGCGATCGCGGCTCTGCGGTGATCGATCCGCGCTACTGGCACCGCGTCAGGCCCTATGCCGGTGTGCGTGTCGTCATCCGCCTTGTGCCGGGCAAGAGCGCCCTTCGGTCTGTCCTGACCGTTGTCGTGGCCATTGCAGCTGCTGCGATCGGCCAGTATTGGGCGACCGCCATGGCGCTTGGCAGTGCAACGGCCACCACGGTCGTTGCGGCCGGCATCACGCTTGGCCTGACCGTGCTTGGCAATCTGCTGATCAACGCGCTCATTCCGCCCGCCAGCAACAAGAAGGACAAGACCACCTATTACATCAACGGCTGGCGCAACAATCTCGATCCGGACGGCGTCATTCCAGAAGTCTACGGCAAGATCCGGTTTGCACCACCGTTCGCCGCCACCAGCTACACGGAAATCGTCGGCAATATCCAATATCTGCGCTCGATCTTTCTGGTCGGCTATGGCGGCGACTATGGCGTGGCGCTCTCTGAGTTCTGGATCGGCGACACCAGTATCGACGAATATGATGAGCTGACGATCGAGACCCACGAAGGTCTCGCCAGTGATGGTACCTTCACGCTCTATTATCGGCAGGTCTATGAACTGTCCCTCGGCGTCGAGCTGACACGCGAAAGGCCCCGCAACGATCAGGGCAAGGTGATCAGCGGCGCGGCGAAGGAAGATCCGGTCGTGCGCACCACGGGTGCCGATGCCTCGGCAGGTTCGGTGATCATCGGCTTTCCGGCTGGCCTTGGCCGTGTCGATGACGAAGGCAACAAGAAGAACCTGTCGGTGCAGATCCGCATCCGGCAGAAGCCCGCCAATGCCGCCGACGATCAATATGTCGTGGTCACCACGATGACGATCACCAGCCAGAAGCTCGAAGCCTTCTATCGGCAATACACATGGTCTTTCGCGACACGCGGCCGATACGACATCGAAGTCACGCGGATGACGGACGAGCATACCAAGTCGAACTACCAGAGCCGCACCACCTGGGTGGCCTTGCAGACGATCCGGCCGGAATATCCGATCGACTTTCCCTATCCGCTGGCGATGATTTCCATGCGGGTCAAGGCGACTTATCAGCTCAATGGCCAGCTCGATAATTTCAACATCATCGCATCGCGCCGCTGCCTGGATTGGGATGCCGCGACCGGCACATGGATCGGTCGAGAGACCAACAACCCGGCCTCACTCTATCGCTACTGCCTGCAATCGAAATCCAATCCCAAACCGGTTGCTGACAGCGAGATCGATCTCGATGCGCTGGCCGACTGGCACGTCTTCTGCGTATCCAAAGGCCTCGAATACAATGCGGTCCATGATGATGACCGCACGCTGCGGGAGCGCCTGGACGATATCGCCGGGGCTGGCCGGGCGCGGTCGCGCTATGACGGTGTGCGCTGGAGTGTGATCGTCGATCGGCCGCAGGATCTGGTCATCGACCATATCAACCCGCGCAACTCCTCGAATTTCAAGGCAAGCCGCACCTACTTCGATCCGCCGCATGGGTTCCGGGTCAAGTTCTTCGACCAGACCTATGACTACAAGCAGAACGAACGGTTGGTGCCATGGCCGGGCCATTCCGGACCAATCACCCTGACGGAAGCCCTGGAACTGCCCGGCAAGACCAATCCGGACGAGATCTGGGTCGAAGCGCGCCGGCGCATGTACGAGGCGCTCTACCGGATCGATATCTATGAGGCCGTCCAGGACGGGCCGATCAGCGTCGCCACACGCGGCGATCTGGTCATGGCCTCCTATGACGTTCTGGAGCGCACACAGGTCGCAGCCCGCGTCCTCGATGTCATTGGCCGCACCATCGAGCTGGACAGCGAAGTCGAGATGACCTCCGGCCTGACCTATGGTCTGCGGTTTCGGCACTTTGCGGACGAGGACGACACGATCGGCGTCAGCGTGTTGGTGACGTTGCTCACCGTTGTCGGCACTGGCAAGACCGTCGTGATGGCCGATCAGAACCCCGACATCGTGCCGGAGACCGGAACGCTGGTGCATGTCGGCTTGCTGACCTCCGAAAGCCTGCCGATGATCGTCACGCGGGTCGAGGCCGGGGAAGACATGTCGTCGCATCTGCGCCTGGTCAACGCAGCAACGATCATTGACGAGCTGACCGACGAAGAGGTGGCACCGGCATGGTCCGGCCGCGCGGGGGCGGATGTCGAAACATCCAGCAGCGCCCCTCCAACGCCGACCATCACGTCGATCGACACCGGTGTTGTCGGAACGGAGATCTCTGGCGGATTGAGCGTGTCCGCCTCACCGGGTGTTGGGAATGTGGTGACGGTGGCCTATCGGCTCCAGCATCGCAAATCCGGTACGACCGTATGGACGCCAATTGATTTTGGCGTGGGCGATGGTGCGGTGCTGATCACATCCTATGTGACCGGCGATGTTGTCCAGGTGCGGGTGGCGGCACTTGGCGATACCGGCTTGATCAGTGCCTTTTCATTGCCCGTCACGGTGACGATCGGCGCGGATGATGGTGCCACGCCGGCACAATTGCCGTCCGGCAATATCAATGTCGTGGCGATCCTGGGCGGGGCAACCATCGCCTTCCAGACCACGGATGATGCGGCAACATCTGCCATTCAGATCTATTGCTCGACCGTCAACGACCTCGAAACCACAACGGATGCGATCGGTTCGCCAATCGCAGTCGAGGCATCGCGATCCTATACCGTTGCGGTGGGTGACGCGACCCGCTCGAACATGCTGGTGAATGGTGGCTTTGACAGCTCCAGCAATTGGACACTTGGCGACGGCTGGATGGTTTCATCCGGCGCGGCGGTTCACAGCTCCGGGACGGCGAGCAATATCAGCCAGGCCGTGACGTTGACGGCAGGTGCCACCTATCGCCTCAGCTATGATTTGACCCGCTCGGCCGGCTCGATCCAGCCAAAGCTGACGGGCGGAACGACGGTGTTTGCCGGCAACAGATCCGCTTCCGCGACGATCCGCGAGACCGTGCAGGCATTGAGCGGCAATACCGCGCTCGCGCTTGCCGCCACCGACGCCTTTTCCGGACAGGTCGATAACCTCGTCCTCTATCTCGAAACATCCACCTGTCTGCCGCAAGGCACCAATTATCTGTGGCTGGAGCCACGGAACGCGAACGGCGTGAGTGGACCGATCACCGGTCCCTTCACCATCTCGGTTCGATAG
- a CDS encoding NlpC/P60 family protein yields MAHWSQDYVGIPHAPHGIDRESGVNCWTLVCLTYREQFDIDLPTYTGDFVSIDEAAEIETLFADEAAIRWSVVDTPAEFDLAIFRRGRFETHVGVIVRPGVMLHVVGEDQAKLERYDNGVWKPRLKRFLRHLERLQVAA; encoded by the coding sequence ATGGCGCACTGGTCCCAAGATTACGTCGGTATCCCGCATGCTCCGCACGGCATTGATCGTGAGAGTGGGGTCAATTGCTGGACGCTTGTCTGCCTGACCTATCGAGAGCAGTTCGACATCGATCTCCCCACATACACGGGTGACTTCGTCTCGATCGACGAAGCAGCCGAGATCGAGACGCTGTTTGCCGACGAGGCTGCAATCCGTTGGAGCGTAGTTGATACGCCAGCCGAATTCGATCTCGCCATCTTTCGGCGCGGACGGTTCGAAACCCATGTTGGCGTGATCGTCCGTCCTGGCGTGATGTTGCATGTCGTTGGTGAGGATCAGGCCAAGCTTGAACGTTACGACAATGGGGTCTGGAAACCGCGTTTGAAGCGGTTTTTAAGGCACCTCGAACGGCTTCAGGTGGCGGCATGA
- a CDS encoding phage tail length tape measure family protein — MMATPLKLAATVTLDASQVPAGAQATKQAIAGIGTEASASATKLQQMIAAQTGLGSPAANQNVREWTGALAMQGRSLDELRAKYNPLFATVNQYKASLTEIRTLHAQGVLSTDEMTAAISRNRQATLASINAIKGRNAAMNGDREGQFRRQNLMYQVFDTGQSAALGMPLAMVAMQQGPQVIQMYAGQGGVNAALKDLGTIAANAGRLITPLSVSIGALATAAAVGAAAWSGYLSSIKEVETAANGLGRAVAGSAASMEASAQAGAASAGISVKAARSMEAAFLRTGRIGNENYEGLISISKDFAATIGTDAASAGQALADLFADPAKAAQTLYQQYGLIDAATAKQATNLAAQNRQSEAQAVLLKALPPQLASAAEATTALGRAWNGVSTASSNAFDWMGKTVDKAAGIKTLAERIAGLRNQLSVGGPTGRGARGADKIQAELDAALAQQASEQAAEAERQRKAAEIRKSQAALGAADAVPANADAAQRQSLTNSIAAMQSGLTIQSLSPEDRAKLTVGIEAQTRALDALNNRQSRAIELDRLDIQIQNERNPLVRADLTAQRTRLQLADQQMSADQVSAAAAQARNRVIQETIASSQTQAADMTSEVAVRARLAAQVAAGTLTASQAQTQMESEIQLRPLIAAAAKAEGKEKEQLLAVIEQLRSGYSGLAAAQREANVASYLRDQKTGNDRLGFQIGIAGKSQTEQTGLLAQYDAELKIRELGLEATSAQANQIRRGASAQAQMNAELSRTSEAWSSIRKSSESAIDGIVDGLSSGDISGALEGISKDIQKTVLDLAVKNPLKNALTGSNYGTLADVGGVKGVASNLLGDSKSVGSMAVTAGTVMINGGVAGTGIAPAGLQAANTNTAGTSSANALTGLGQSMSSAGNYKGSGVDPRLTDILNTAAQRTPGYKVDAISGFRAGDPRFHGKGLATDVQLTDLASGKQLGNYQDAGSFGTYEKFAQTARSVQMEKYPELANQFRWGGYFGGGKGKYGALDTMHFDLGGDKAGMGGGSWDKGLTSAQSSLWPGIQSSSTKAADALNRFSTGTAAANQNLGTFGNGLGQLGNGLTNLISGGGNAGAAGGGSQNIFGGLASSFSKGTTNLMSSLFGGSVDPTSIFWRPNTTFSSFLGFDSGGYTGAGGRKEPAGVVHKGEVVWSQDDVARAGGAATVDAMRLGYRGYDKGGVVGGSGGAAQSSNDNGGGNITVHNYSKANVQAEQTTDASGRRQTKFVIADMTGDAIGTKGGKASKTIEQQYGLKKKGIAR, encoded by the coding sequence ATGATGGCCACCCCTTTGAAACTCGCCGCGACCGTCACGCTTGATGCCAGCCAGGTGCCTGCCGGCGCGCAGGCCACCAAGCAGGCGATTGCCGGTATCGGCACTGAGGCCTCGGCCAGCGCCACCAAACTCCAGCAGATGATTGCCGCGCAGACCGGTTTAGGATCTCCTGCCGCCAATCAGAATGTCCGCGAGTGGACCGGTGCCTTGGCAATGCAGGGGCGTTCGCTTGACGAGTTGCGGGCCAAATACAATCCGTTGTTTGCGACCGTTAATCAGTACAAGGCGTCGCTAACCGAGATCCGCACCCTTCATGCTCAGGGCGTGCTGTCCACCGACGAAATGACGGCGGCGATCTCGCGCAATCGGCAAGCGACGCTTGCTTCGATCAATGCGATCAAGGGCCGCAATGCGGCGATGAATGGCGACAGGGAGGGCCAGTTCCGCCGCCAGAACCTCATGTATCAAGTATTCGACACTGGACAATCGGCGGCACTTGGCATGCCGCTCGCCATGGTGGCCATGCAACAGGGGCCGCAGGTTATCCAGATGTATGCCGGCCAGGGCGGAGTGAATGCTGCGCTGAAGGATCTCGGCACTATTGCCGCCAATGCGGGCCGCTTGATCACACCGCTCTCTGTCAGCATCGGTGCTCTTGCCACCGCTGCTGCGGTTGGGGCTGCTGCCTGGAGCGGCTACCTGTCCTCGATCAAGGAGGTCGAAACGGCGGCAAATGGTCTCGGCCGTGCTGTTGCCGGATCTGCTGCCAGCATGGAAGCATCTGCCCAGGCCGGAGCTGCCAGCGCTGGCATCTCGGTCAAGGCTGCCCGCTCGATGGAAGCGGCCTTCTTGCGCACTGGCCGGATCGGCAATGAGAATTACGAAGGCCTGATCTCGATCAGCAAGGATTTTGCCGCGACGATTGGCACGGATGCCGCCTCGGCTGGCCAGGCGCTGGCCGATCTGTTCGCCGATCCGGCAAAGGCAGCCCAGACGCTCTATCAGCAATATGGGTTGATCGATGCGGCCACGGCCAAGCAGGCGACCAATCTGGCGGCGCAGAACCGGCAATCCGAAGCGCAAGCCGTGTTGCTCAAGGCGTTACCCCCGCAACTGGCGTCGGCTGCGGAAGCGACGACCGCGCTAGGTCGGGCTTGGAACGGGGTTAGCACGGCTTCCAGCAATGCCTTCGATTGGATGGGAAAAACAGTTGATAAGGCAGCTGGCATCAAGACCCTGGCAGAACGGATTGCAGGCCTTCGAAACCAGCTTTCTGTCGGTGGACCCACAGGGCGTGGCGCGCGAGGGGCTGATAAAATTCAGGCTGAACTGGATGCCGCGTTAGCGCAACAGGCCAGCGAACAGGCTGCCGAGGCGGAACGCCAGCGTAAGGCTGCCGAAATCCGGAAGAGCCAAGCCGCCTTGGGTGCGGCCGATGCGGTGCCCGCCAATGCTGACGCGGCTCAGCGCCAGAGCCTGACCAATAGCATCGCGGCCATGCAATCCGGCCTGACCATCCAGTCCCTTAGCCCAGAGGACCGCGCCAAGCTTACGGTTGGCATCGAGGCGCAGACGCGGGCGCTTGATGCGCTCAACAATCGCCAGAGCCGCGCGATCGAACTGGACCGCCTCGACATCCAGATCCAGAACGAACGCAATCCACTTGTGCGGGCTGATCTAACGGCTCAGCGAACCCGGTTGCAGCTTGCCGACCAGCAGATGAGCGCCGACCAGGTGTCGGCCGCCGCAGCTCAGGCCCGCAACCGTGTCATTCAGGAAACGATTGCATCGTCCCAGACGCAAGCCGCCGATATGACTTCCGAGGTGGCCGTTCGGGCGCGGCTTGCCGCCCAGGTGGCAGCCGGGACGTTGACCGCGTCTCAGGCCCAAACGCAGATGGAATCGGAAATCCAGTTGCGCCCGCTGATCGCAGCTGCGGCCAAGGCGGAGGGCAAGGAGAAGGAACAGTTGCTGGCCGTGATCGAGCAGCTTCGATCCGGCTATTCCGGTCTTGCCGCTGCCCAGCGAGAGGCAAATGTCGCCTCCTATCTGCGTGACCAGAAGACGGGTAATGACCGGCTTGGTTTTCAGATCGGCATTGCCGGCAAAAGCCAGACCGAACAGACGGGTTTGCTGGCGCAATACGACGCCGAGCTGAAGATCCGCGAGCTTGGCTTGGAGGCCACCAGTGCCCAGGCTAACCAGATCCGGCGTGGTGCGAGTGCCCAGGCGCAGATGAATGCCGAGCTTTCCAGAACCAGTGAAGCCTGGAGCAGCATTCGTAAATCATCCGAAAGCGCCATCGACGGGATCGTTGACGGCCTGTCGTCGGGAGACATTTCCGGGGCGCTTGAAGGGATTTCGAAGGACATTCAAAAGACCGTCCTGGATCTCGCGGTGAAGAACCCGCTCAAGAACGCGCTGACCGGTTCAAACTACGGCACGCTGGCGGATGTTGGGGGCGTCAAGGGTGTTGCCAGCAACCTACTCGGCGATAGCAAATCTGTCGGCTCCATGGCGGTGACGGCCGGCACGGTCATGATCAATGGCGGCGTGGCCGGGACCGGCATTGCGCCGGCCGGGCTTCAAGCCGCCAACACCAACACGGCGGGCACTTCGTCTGCCAATGCCCTTACCGGCCTCGGCCAGTCGATGTCCAGCGCCGGCAACTACAAGGGCAGTGGCGTCGATCCGCGTTTGACTGATATCCTGAATACCGCTGCCCAGCGCACGCCGGGATACAAGGTCGATGCGATTTCCGGCTTTCGGGCTGGCGATCCGCGCTTCCACGGCAAGGGACTGGCAACCGACGTTCAGTTGACCGATCTCGCCAGTGGCAAGCAGCTTGGCAATTACCAGGACGCCGGCAGCTTCGGCACTTACGAGAAGTTTGCCCAGACGGCGCGTTCCGTCCAGATGGAGAAATATCCGGAGCTGGCCAACCAGTTCCGCTGGGGTGGTTATTTCGGCGGCGGCAAGGGCAAATACGGCGCGCTCGATACCATGCATTTCGACCTCGGCGGTGACAAGGCCGGCATGGGCGGTGGTTCCTGGGATAAGGGCCTGACCTCGGCGCAGTCATCCCTATGGCCGGGCATTCAATCGTCCAGCACCAAGGCTGCCGATGCCCTCAATCGGTTTTCGACGGGCACGGCTGCCGCCAACCAGAACCTTGGCACATTTGGCAATGGCCTTGGCCAGCTCGGCAACGGTCTCACCAATTTGATCTCAGGCGGTGGAAATGCCGGTGCTGCTGGCGGTGGTAGCCAGAACATTTTTGGTGGTCTCGCATCGTCCTTTTCCAAGGGAACGACCAATCTGATGTCGTCGCTGTTCGGTGGCTCTGTCGATCCGACCTCCATTTTCTGGCGTCCAAACACGACGTTCAGTTCCTTTCTGGGATTTGATAGTGGCGGCTACACCGGAGCAGGCGGCCGCAAGGAACCTGCTGGCGTCGTGCATAAGGGCGAAGTCGTCTGGAGCCAGGACGACGTGGCGCGGGCGGGCGGTGCGGCCACGGTCGATGCCATGCGGCTCGGCTATCGCGGCTATGACAAGGGTGGCGTGGTTGGTGGATCGGGTGGCGCTGCTCAGTCGTCGAACGACAATGGTGGCGGCAACATTACCGTTCACAATTATTCGAAAGCCAATGTTCAGGCCGAACAGACCACGGATGCGAGTGGCCGCCGCCAGACCAAGTTCGTGATTGCGGACATGACAGGGGATGCGATCGGCACCAAAGGTGGCAAAGCCTCCAAGACCATTGAGCAGCAATACGGCCTCAAGAAGAAAGGGATCGCCCGATGA
- a CDS encoding DUF1799 domain-containing protein, giving the protein MTADVRAEFAAFGAVVAAADDDVEEDFDPVAACNWESLMAFLACDTQWRVVGVGLGGMIWIGLDYSACDVVFRRGKYADPVWADLRVMEEAALPVLNSGDE; this is encoded by the coding sequence ATGACGGCGGATGTCAGGGCTGAATTTGCCGCTTTCGGTGCGGTTGTCGCGGCTGCGGATGATGATGTCGAAGAAGACTTCGATCCGGTCGCGGCCTGCAATTGGGAAAGCCTGATGGCTTTTCTGGCCTGCGATACGCAGTGGCGTGTCGTCGGCGTCGGCCTTGGTGGAATGATCTGGATCGGCCTCGACTATAGCGCCTGCGACGTTGTGTTTCGTAGGGGCAAATATGCCGACCCGGTCTGGGCTGATTTGCGGGTGATGGAGGAAGCAGCACTGCCTGTCCTCAACAGTGGAGACGAATGA
- a CDS encoding phage tail tube protein has product MTKYARNKALLVKPETVYGTDVVPTGAANAIQASNFNFEPLLGTDVSRDLILPYMGHQGVILTGNYARVGFDVEVAGSGAAGTAPAWGPPLRACGMAEVITAATDVKYTPISGGFEAVSIYFVNDGIKHVLLGARGTWKLSMQPNQIARFSFTLTGLLGTITDAANPTIDLTKFIKPVPVSKANTTFTLLGYAGACEAFSFDLAGDIQPRLLINHESIEFTDRQMTGEATMSATTLAEVDWFAKAQAHETGVMAAQHGTVAGNIVQFDAARVQIGRTTYEENQKILNNKMPLMLLPTAGNDEFTITVK; this is encoded by the coding sequence ATGACGAAATACGCACGCAACAAGGCCCTGCTGGTCAAGCCTGAAACGGTCTATGGAACCGATGTCGTTCCCACAGGTGCTGCCAATGCTATTCAGGCCTCGAATTTCAATTTCGAGCCGCTGTTGGGTACCGATGTCAGCCGTGACCTTATTCTGCCTTACATGGGTCATCAGGGCGTGATCCTGACCGGCAACTATGCCCGCGTCGGCTTTGATGTCGAAGTCGCCGGTTCCGGTGCGGCTGGGACAGCTCCAGCCTGGGGGCCGCCGTTGCGTGCCTGTGGCATGGCGGAAGTGATCACGGCAGCGACCGACGTCAAATACACGCCGATTTCGGGTGGGTTCGAAGCGGTCTCGATCTACTTTGTCAATGATGGCATCAAGCACGTATTGCTTGGCGCGCGGGGCACCTGGAAGCTGTCCATGCAGCCGAACCAGATTGCTCGTTTCAGCTTCACATTGACCGGCTTGCTTGGCACGATCACCGATGCCGCCAATCCGACCATTGATCTCACCAAATTCATCAAGCCAGTCCCGGTTTCCAAGGCGAATACCACCTTCACGCTGCTTGGCTATGCAGGGGCCTGTGAAGCGTTTTCGTTCGATCTGGCCGGTGACATCCAGCCACGCCTGCTGATCAACCACGAGAGCATCGAATTTACCGATCGGCAGATGACGGGCGAAGCCACGATGTCGGCCACAACGCTGGCAGAGGTGGATTGGTTTGCAAAAGCCCAGGCGCACGAGACCGGCGTCATGGCCGCCCAGCACGGTACGGTCGCCGGCAACATCGTCCAGTTCGATGCCGCCCGTGTCCAGATCGGCCGCACGACCTACGAGGAAAACCAGAAGATCCTCAACAACAAGATGCCGCTGATGTTGCTGCCGACTGCCGGTAACGACGAATTCACCATCACCGTCAAGTAA
- a CDS encoding phage tail terminator protein produces the protein MIVFEVMDRLKQTGTPFILVEGANELAQVTDRPTNTPVAYVFVSGETSGENQRITGPVLQRLSMDISVVIITENAAGAENAARDIETLKAWVRGKLLGFTPSEADPLEHITGKLQQAKDGMVWFEDVFGTAFYQEEQS, from the coding sequence ATGATCGTTTTTGAAGTCATGGACCGCCTGAAACAGACCGGAACGCCCTTCATCCTGGTCGAAGGTGCCAACGAGCTGGCACAGGTCACAGACCGACCAACGAATACGCCCGTGGCCTATGTGTTCGTCAGCGGTGAAACCTCCGGCGAAAACCAGCGCATCACGGGACCGGTGCTCCAGCGCCTGTCGATGGATATTTCCGTTGTCATCATCACGGAAAATGCGGCCGGGGCCGAAAATGCCGCCCGCGACATCGAAACATTGAAGGCGTGGGTTCGCGGCAAGCTGCTCGGCTTTACCCCAAGCGAGGCCGATCCGCTCGAACACATCACAGGCAAATTGCAGCAGGCCAAGGACGGCATGGTCTGGTTCGAAGACGTGTTCGGCACGGCGTTTTACCAGGAGGAACAGTCATGA
- a CDS encoding phage virion morphogenesis protein, with product MSGASIEIRDGLTPTLNRLVTISENPAEIMSDVAGYLLTSTQQRFEREIGPDGQKWQPLKGRTASARAGRGRKLRGSEHILRDTGRLYNSLTTSADATSATVGTNVEYAAIHQFGGVIKQGERTQKLSLKRIRGSKKVRFVKAGTKGAIEREATIGAREITMPARPYLGINDADRDEIGAIIMTDFGRAIE from the coding sequence ATGTCCGGTGCATCGATCGAGATCCGCGATGGTCTGACGCCTACGCTCAACCGGCTTGTGACCATCTCGGAAAACCCGGCCGAGATCATGAGCGATGTCGCGGGCTATCTGCTGACCTCGACCCAGCAGCGGTTCGAACGGGAGATCGGGCCGGACGGGCAGAAATGGCAGCCGCTCAAGGGACGCACGGCCAGCGCCAGAGCAGGTCGCGGACGCAAGTTGCGAGGCAGCGAGCATATCCTGCGCGATACCGGTCGCCTGTATAATTCGTTGACCACCAGTGCCGATGCCACCAGCGCCACCGTGGGCACCAATGTCGAATATGCCGCCATCCATCAGTTCGGCGGTGTGATCAAACAGGGCGAACGCACCCAGAAACTCAGCCTGAAGCGGATACGCGGATCGAAGAAGGTCCGGTTCGTCAAAGCCGGGACCAAGGGCGCGATCGAGCGCGAGGCGACGATCGGTGCACGGGAAATCACCATGCCCGCCCGGCCATACCTCGGCATCAACGATGCCGATCGCGACGAAATCGGCGCCATCATTATGACTGACTTTGGAAGGGCAATTGAATGA
- a CDS encoding gp436 family protein, with the protein MTYCTKQDLIERFGERELLQLTDRTTPPALAIDDTVVARAIADATAFADGYIGKAYKLPLVTVPEVLTKVTCDVARYYLHFKGVEKDSPIQRAYDQALSYFRDVSKGVVQLIETDTGEVPPAPGGGQVQVVAPAKVFSRQSLRGY; encoded by the coding sequence ATGACCTATTGCACAAAGCAGGACCTGATTGAGCGGTTTGGTGAACGGGAGCTGCTCCAACTGACCGACCGCACCACGCCGCCTGCTTTGGCAATCGACGACACCGTGGTCGCCCGCGCCATTGCGGATGCCACGGCATTTGCGGACGGTTATATCGGCAAAGCCTACAAGTTGCCGCTGGTGACCGTCCCCGAGGTGCTGACCAAGGTGACTTGCGATGTCGCCCGCTACTATCTGCATTTCAAGGGCGTCGAGAAGGACAGCCCGATCCAGCGGGCCTACGACCAGGCGCTCTCATATTTCCGCGATGTCTCCAAGGGTGTCGTTCAACTGATCGAAACCGACACGGGCGAAGTGCCGCCAGCGCCGGGCGGCGGTCAGGTCCAGGTGGTCGCGCCGGCCAAGGTGTTTTCGCGCCAGTCGCTGAGAGGCTACTGA